The proteins below come from a single Acinonyx jubatus isolate Ajub_Pintada_27869175 chromosome A1, VMU_Ajub_asm_v1.0, whole genome shotgun sequence genomic window:
- the CXXC5 gene encoding CXXC-type zinc finger protein 5 isoform X1 yields the protein MSSLGSSPQDSGGSSSSNSNGSGSSGPKAGVADKSAAVATATPASVADDAPPPERRNKSGIISEPLNKSLRRSRPLSHYSSFGGSGGSGGGGSMMGSESAEKAAAAAAAASLLANGHDLAAAMAVDKSNPTSKHKSGAVASLLSKAERATELAAEGQLTLQQFAQSTEMLKRVVQEHLPLMSEAGAGLPDMEAVAGAEALNGQSDFPYLGAFPINPGLFIMTPAGVFLAESALHMAGLAEYPMQGELASAISSGKKKRKRCGMCAPCRRRINCEQCSSCRNRKTGHQICKFRKCEELKKKPSAALEKVMLPTGAAFRWFQ from the exons ATGTCGAGCCTCGGCAGTAGCCCCCAGGACagtggtggcagcagcagcagcaacagcaatgGCAGCGGGAGCAGCGGCCCCAAGGCAGGAGTGGCTGACAAGAGCGCGGCGGTGGCCACTGCCACCCCAGCCTCGGTGGCGGATGATGCACCACCCCCAGAACGTCGGAACAAGAGCGGCATCATCAGCGAACCCCTCAACAAGAGTCTGCGCCGCTCCCGCCCTCTCTCCCACTACTCTTCCTTTGGGGGCAGTGGTGGCAGCGGCGGTGGTGGCAGCATGATGGGCAGTGAGTCTGCTGAAAAGGCTGCTGCCGCTGCGGCTGCCGCCTCCCTGTTGGCCAATGGGCATGACCTGGCGGCAGCCATGGCTGTGGACAAAAGCAACCCTACCTCAAAGCACAAAAGTGGTGCTGTGGCCAGCCTGCTGAGCAAGGCAGAGCGGGCCACGGAGCTGGCAGCCGAGGGACAGCTGACGCTGCAGCAATTCGCGCAGTCCACGGAGATGCTGAAGCGCGTGGTGCAGGAGCACCTTCCGCTGATGAGCGAGGCGGGTGCCGGCCTGCCCGATATGGAGGCCGTGGCGGGTGCCGAAGCCCTCAATGGCCAGTCCGACTTCCCCTACCTGGGCGCCTTCCCCATCAACCCGGGCCTCTTCATCATGACCCCGGCGGGCGTGTTCCTGGCCGAGAGTGCGCTGCACATGGCCGGCCTTGCCGAGTACCCCATGCAGGGAGAGCTGGCCTCAGCCATCAGCTCGGGCAAGAAGAAGCGGAAACGCTGCGGCATGTGCGCGCCCTGCCGACGGCGCATCAACTGCGAGCAGTGCAGCAGTTGTAGGAACCGAAAGACTGGCCATCAGATTTGCAAATTCAGAAAATGTGAGGAACTCAAAAAGAAGCCTTCCGCTGCTCTGGAG AAGGTGATGCTTCCGACGGGAGCCGCCTTCCGGTGGTTTCAGTGA
- the CXXC5 gene encoding CXXC-type zinc finger protein 5 isoform X2 has product MSSLGSSPQDSGGSSSSNSNGSGSSGPKAGVADKSAAVATATPASVADDAPPPERRNKSGIISEPLNKSLRRSRPLSHYSSFGGSGGSGGGGSMMGSESAEKAAAAAAAASLLANGHDLAAAMAVDKSNPTSKHKSGAVASLLSKAERATELAAEGQLTLQQFAQSTEMLKRVVQEHLPLMSEAGAGLPDMEAVAGAEALNGQSDFPYLGAFPINPGLFIMTPAGVFLAESALHMAGLAEYPMQGELASAISSGKKKRKRCGMCAPCRRRINCEQCSSCRNRKTGHQICKFRKCEELKKKPSAALEVTAP; this is encoded by the coding sequence ATGTCGAGCCTCGGCAGTAGCCCCCAGGACagtggtggcagcagcagcagcaacagcaatgGCAGCGGGAGCAGCGGCCCCAAGGCAGGAGTGGCTGACAAGAGCGCGGCGGTGGCCACTGCCACCCCAGCCTCGGTGGCGGATGATGCACCACCCCCAGAACGTCGGAACAAGAGCGGCATCATCAGCGAACCCCTCAACAAGAGTCTGCGCCGCTCCCGCCCTCTCTCCCACTACTCTTCCTTTGGGGGCAGTGGTGGCAGCGGCGGTGGTGGCAGCATGATGGGCAGTGAGTCTGCTGAAAAGGCTGCTGCCGCTGCGGCTGCCGCCTCCCTGTTGGCCAATGGGCATGACCTGGCGGCAGCCATGGCTGTGGACAAAAGCAACCCTACCTCAAAGCACAAAAGTGGTGCTGTGGCCAGCCTGCTGAGCAAGGCAGAGCGGGCCACGGAGCTGGCAGCCGAGGGACAGCTGACGCTGCAGCAATTCGCGCAGTCCACGGAGATGCTGAAGCGCGTGGTGCAGGAGCACCTTCCGCTGATGAGCGAGGCGGGTGCCGGCCTGCCCGATATGGAGGCCGTGGCGGGTGCCGAAGCCCTCAATGGCCAGTCCGACTTCCCCTACCTGGGCGCCTTCCCCATCAACCCGGGCCTCTTCATCATGACCCCGGCGGGCGTGTTCCTGGCCGAGAGTGCGCTGCACATGGCCGGCCTTGCCGAGTACCCCATGCAGGGAGAGCTGGCCTCAGCCATCAGCTCGGGCAAGAAGAAGCGGAAACGCTGCGGCATGTGCGCGCCCTGCCGACGGCGCATCAACTGCGAGCAGTGCAGCAGTTGTAGGAACCGAAAGACTGGCCATCAGATTTGCAAATTCAGAAAATGTGAGGAACTCAAAAAGAAGCCTTCCGCTGCTCTGGAGGTAACGGCGCCTTAG